The genomic stretch GGCGCGCAGATCCTCCAGCGTGAGAGACGCATCCGGCGCCAGCACCACGGCGGCCGATACCGCCTCGCCCCAGGTGTCGTCCGGCACCCCGACCACGGCGCACTCCCGGATGTCCGGATGTTCGAGCAGCGCGGCCTCGATTTCGAGCGCCGAGAGCTTGTAGCCGCCACTCTTGATGATATCCACCGAGAGCCGGCCCATGATGCGGTAATAGCCGTCCTCAATCACCGCCATGTCGCCCGTCCGAAACCAGCCGTCCTCGAACGACTCCGCCGTCGCTTCCGGACGCTTCCAGTATTCGAGAAACACGGACGGGCCGCGCACCTGGATCTCGCCAGGAACACCATCGTCCGTCACGATCTCGCCCGACTCCGCCTTCAGACGGACCTTAACACCGGGCAGCGGTTGCCCGACCATCCCCGGCCGGCGCTCGCCGGCGTAGGGATTCGACAGGCCCATCCCGATCTCGGTCATCCCGTATCGTTCGAGCAGCTTCTGGCCGGTAAGACCCGTCCAGGTTTCGTGCACGCTCGCCGGCAACGCCGCCGACCCCGAGATCATGAGCCGCATCCGGGCGAAGCCGGCGACGATCGGGGCGCGCTCTGGCTCGGAGAGGGACTCCAGATGCTCGATAAGCTTTACATAAATCGTGGGCACCGCCATGAACACGGTGTACGCGCCGGCGGTGACGCGAGGCAGGATGGCTGCAAGGTCGAATTTTGGAAACGGCTCGATCGCCGCGCCGGCCCACAGGGCGCACGACATCACGTTGATGATCCCGTGGATGTGATGGAGAGGGAGAAAGAGAGGGATGCGGTCGTCTTCCTCCCAGTGCCAGGCCTCGATGAGCGTCGTGATCTGCGCCTCGACATTCGCGTGCGTCGTCACCACGCCCTTGGGCTTGTTCGTCGTGCCGCTGGTGTAGAGCATCATGGCGCGGCGCTCCGGGCGGAGTTCGGGCAGCGCGGGCGGCATGGCGCCGGCAGCCTCCTCGATCGTCAGCACAGGAATGCCGGCATCCTGCGCGAGCGGGCGAAGGCCATGCGCCAGCGTGGCGGTCGTCAGGATCGCCGCGGCGCCGGCGTCGCTGAGGGTGTAGGCGAGTTCGGGCGGCATGGCGGAGCCGCTGAGCGGCACGGCGACGCCGCCGGCGCGCCAGATGCCCCACTGCGCGGCCGCATAGTCGAACCCGGCAGGGATGAGGTACGCGATCCGGGCTTCGCCGAGGTCGGGCCTATCGCCGAGGAGGAGCCCCGCGATGCGCGCCGAGGCGTCGAGCAATTCATCGTACGTACGCTCGTCCGCCGTCGTGCGAAACGCGGTGCGCCGGCCGTGGGCTTTCGCGCGTTGGAAGAGGTTCATTGGTGCTGCGATTCGGGAGATCCCCCGCATTCGCGAGGGATGACAATAAATTTAAAAAAACATCCGCATCACGATATACACGGCGGACGGCCCCACGAGGCATCCCAACCCGGTGTAAAACGTGGCCGTCATGGCGCCGTAGGGCACCAGTTTCGGGTCCGTCGCGGCGAGCCCGCCGGCGACACCGCTCGTCGTGCCCATCAATCCGCCAAAGATCAGCGCCGACCGGGGATTGTTCAGGCCGATGGACTTCGCGACGAACGGTGTTCCAATCATCACGAGAATCGATTTGATGAGCCCCACGGCGATGCTGAGGGCGATCACCTCCGACGAGGCGCCGATGGCGGTCCCGGTCACCGGGCCCACGATATAGGTCGCCGCGCCGCCGCCGATCGTCGTCATGCTGACGGCGTCGCGGTAGCCGAAGGCGTACGCCACGCCGGCGCCGAGCGCGAACGAGATGAATACGCCCACCAGCAGCGAGATCACGCCGCTCAGACCCGTCTTCCGAAACTCGTCCAGGCTCACCCCGAAGGCCGTCGCCACGATGGCGAGGTCGCGGAGCATCGCGCCGCCCATGAAGCCCACGCCGGCGAGCAGCGGGATGTCCGCCACGCCCTTCGAGCCGCCCGTCGCCGCCCCGCCGAGGTAAGCCATCAACAGCCCGATCATGATGGCGATCGCCGACCCGTGCAGGCGGCCCCGGGTGAGGCGTTTTGAAATCCAGTAGGAGACCAGCACCGTGCCGCCCACGACCGCGAACGCCGTCACGAGCGCATAGGCCGTGAGCGCCCCGTGCAGGGATTCCAGCAATCCGTTCATGCCTCACCCTCCGCGCGGCCGATGCGCGCGATCACGGGCACGAGCGCGAAACAGACGACCACGACCAGCACGCCGGCCGCCACCGCCGCGACGCCTCCGTTCACGGCCTTCACCACATTCTGGCTCGCCGCCATCGCGACGACGATGGGGATGTAGATGGCGCTCCAGAACAGGATGCCCTGCTCCGAGGCCGGCATCATCCGACCCGCCGCCCGCAGCCGGTCCGTACCGACGATCAGCAGCAGCATGGCGATACCGACGCCGCCCACATTGGCGTCAACGCCGATGAGCCAGCCAAGCACTTCGCCGGCCAGCATGCCGGCGAGGAGACTGAGCGACAACAGGGCCGTTCCGTAGATGACCATCGATTATCTCGCGTTTTCGGCGATTCGTGCTTCCACGAGCCGCAGCACCAGCGTGTCGGGCAGGGGATCGTCCGGTTGAAAACGGACCGTGCCCGTGCCGGTATCGTAGGCGGCCAGCTCATCCGTGAAGCCGGCGGCCACGGTGTTGCTCATGAGATACAGGGCGCAATGCTTCCTGGTCGCGCCCATCGCGCAGAGCATCTTTCCGTTCAGCCGAAACGCCGGCAGCTGGTAGCTGACGCATTCCTCGGCGCCCGGCGCGGCGCGGTGAATCAGGACGCGGAGATCCTCCAGGGCCTCGCGTTGCGGCGCGGGCAGCGCCAGCAGGTATTCGTCGAATGTGGGCGGGATAGCTCGCGAGCCGGCGCGCATAGCCTGATGGGTTTACGGCCTGATGGGTTTACGTTCCGGGCGTCAAGCTACGAACCCGCCGGCAAGTGAATCAAAGACAATTTCGGCGAAAGCCTATATATTGTGCGTCGACTCCAATCCTCCCGTACAATACCATGCCGCTGAACCGCCGCCAGTTCGTCCAGCATGCCGGCCTCGCGCTGGCCGCCGCCTCCCTCGTCGGACCCGGATGCTCCGCATCGGCCGCGCCGG from Rhodothermales bacterium encodes the following:
- a CDS encoding acyl-CoA synthetase, which encodes MNLFQRAKAHGRRTAFRTTADERTYDELLDASARIAGLLLGDRPDLGEARIAYLIPAGFDYAAAQWGIWRAGGVAVPLSGSAMPPELAYTLSDAGAAAILTTATLAHGLRPLAQDAGIPVLTIEEAAGAMPPALPELRPERRAMMLYTSGTTNKPKGVVTTHANVEAQITTLIEAWHWEEDDRIPLFLPLHHIHGIINVMSCALWAGAAIEPFPKFDLAAILPRVTAGAYTVFMAVPTIYVKLIEHLESLSEPERAPIVAGFARMRLMISGSAALPASVHETWTGLTGQKLLERYGMTEIGMGLSNPYAGERRPGMVGQPLPGVKVRLKAESGEIVTDDGVPGEIQVRGPSVFLEYWKRPEATAESFEDGWFRTGDMAVIEDGYYRIMGRLSVDIIKSGGYKLSALEIEAALLEHPDIRECAVVGVPDDTWGEAVSAAVVLAPDASLTLEDLRA
- the madM gene encoding malonate transporter subunit MadM translates to MNGLLESLHGALTAYALVTAFAVVGGTVLVSYWISKRLTRGRLHGSAIAIMIGLLMAYLGGAATGGSKGVADIPLLAGVGFMGGAMLRDLAIVATAFGVSLDEFRKTGLSGVISLLVGVFISFALGAGVAYAFGYRDAVSMTTIGGGAATYIVGPVTGTAIGASSEVIALSIAVGLIKSILVMIGTPFVAKSIGLNNPRSALIFGGLMGTTSGVAGGLAATDPKLVPYGAMTATFYTGLGCLVGPSAVYIVMRMFF
- the madL gene encoding malonate transporter subunit MadL, whose amino-acid sequence is MVIYGTALLSLSLLAGMLAGEVLGWLIGVDANVGGVGIAMLLLIVGTDRLRAAGRMMPASEQGILFWSAIYIPIVVAMAASQNVVKAVNGGVAAVAAGVLVVVVCFALVPVIARIGRAEGEA
- a CDS encoding DUF1801 domain-containing protein, which codes for MRAGSRAIPPTFDEYLLALPAPQREALEDLRVLIHRAAPGAEECVSYQLPAFRLNGKMLCAMGATRKHCALYLMSNTVAAGFTDELAAYDTGTGTVRFQPDDPLPDTLVLRLVEARIAENAR